Proteins found in one Thalassomonas actiniarum genomic segment:
- a CDS encoding cupin domain-containing protein: MSKSEVITIDEQFSNVTFLNGRTPETTDVEAKDAFALLSEYRDGGIYVAHYSGFSEWERHPQGDEFVQVLGGETVLILLKNNVEQRNNLSSGQMLVIPKGVWHRFESPNGVKVMTITPQPTEHSVELPVST, translated from the coding sequence ATGTCGAAGTCTGAAGTAATCACAATCGATGAACAATTCTCAAACGTGACTTTTCTTAATGGCAGAACGCCGGAAACTACTGATGTAGAAGCAAAGGATGCGTTTGCTCTATTATCTGAATATAGGGACGGTGGTATTTATGTTGCACATTACTCCGGCTTTAGTGAATGGGAACGGCATCCACAAGGTGACGAGTTTGTTCAGGTCTTAGGTGGAGAAACGGTTCTAATTCTTTTGAAGAATAATGTGGAACAGCGAAACAATCTATCATCGGGTCAAATGCTGGTTATTCCAAAAGGCGTTTGGCATCGTTTTGAATCACCTAATGGTGTTAAAGTCATGACAATAACACCACAGCCAACCGAACATAGTGTTGAATTGCCGGTCAGTACATAA
- a CDS encoding GNAT family N-acetyltransferase — translation MQLADERIELLPFKDSDFELFLEIITCPKMMEHVYDPLTYEQAKSSFEARLPPWKFESDKWRSFSITEIVNGEKLGYISLRIVNHEAKIAEVGFMIKANAQGKGVGSRALKLIKQYAFDTVMLNKLVAFCSVHNSGSFNLLEKEYFIRESRLKQNTLINNHYRDDYAYGLCKPT, via the coding sequence ATGCAACTTGCGGATGAAAGAATCGAACTTTTACCATTTAAAGATTCTGATTTTGAGCTTTTTCTAGAAATTATTACATGCCCAAAGATGATGGAACACGTTTATGATCCTTTGACTTATGAGCAGGCTAAATCTTCTTTTGAAGCAAGATTGCCACCATGGAAATTTGAAAGTGATAAATGGCGTTCTTTTAGTATCACTGAAATCGTAAATGGTGAAAAGTTGGGGTACATATCGCTTAGAATCGTCAATCATGAAGCTAAAATTGCTGAAGTAGGTTTTATGATTAAGGCAAATGCTCAGGGTAAAGGTGTTGGTAGCAGAGCGCTTAAACTTATTAAGCAGTATGCATTCGATACCGTAATGCTAAATAAACTCGTTGCTTTTTGTTCTGTACATAATTCTGGCTCATTTAACTTGCTAGAGAAAGAATACTTTATTCGTGAGAGCCGCTTAAAACAAAACACCTTAATTAATAATCACTACAGAGATGATTATGCATATGGTTTATGTAAGCCGACTTAA
- a CDS encoding serine hydrolase domain-containing protein, with protein sequence MNRLITQPISLIFVISLMTVLASCKSQDAINFESNTKAEVIEFIDGNVGQVVSISVVDSENTYQYHLGTLSNGDTPNNQTIYEIGSLTKTYTGLVVAKAILDGKVELDKDIRHYLKSNEYKNLELSNQYITLRHLMTHTSGLPQNFAYSSEDRAKGIAFEKMSKYSRDNYFDDLKKVKLNFKPGEDYQYSPVGTNLAGYILESVYQKPFELLVSEIITTKSGEKHTKFRGTNFEPGEITVGTDGNGNQMPLASAYWFADGGLTSNVESVTHYIQHQLSSEPEVAISHQLLNESWTGHGMAFSWNTYKYDSNEQMLYQSGGSMGTSSWLAIYPKKNIGIFIVTNVAGGNTQQKLEAITDKIFDYLMAYNKALTSDS encoded by the coding sequence GTGAATCGATTAATAACCCAACCCATATCATTGATATTTGTTATTTCATTAATGACAGTTTTGGCTTCCTGTAAAAGTCAGGATGCAATTAATTTTGAGTCAAATACGAAAGCTGAAGTCATTGAATTTATTGATGGAAATGTTGGGCAGGTGGTCTCAATTTCTGTTGTAGATTCAGAAAATACTTACCAATATCATTTAGGGACGTTAAGTAATGGAGATACTCCTAATAACCAAACAATATACGAAATTGGCTCTCTAACTAAAACTTATACTGGGTTAGTTGTTGCTAAAGCCATTCTAGACGGGAAAGTTGAGCTTGATAAAGATATTCGTCATTACCTCAAAAGTAACGAATACAAAAATTTAGAGCTGTCCAATCAATATATAACGTTACGGCATCTTATGACTCATACCAGTGGGCTCCCGCAAAATTTTGCTTATAGCAGTGAAGATAGAGCAAAAGGCATTGCTTTTGAAAAAATGTCAAAGTATTCCAGAGATAATTACTTTGATGATCTTAAAAAAGTGAAACTTAACTTTAAACCTGGCGAGGACTATCAATATTCACCTGTAGGTACTAATTTAGCTGGATACATTCTGGAGTCTGTTTACCAAAAGCCTTTTGAATTACTGGTTTCTGAAATCATTACAACCAAGTCTGGAGAGAAGCACACGAAATTCAGAGGTACTAACTTTGAGCCAGGTGAAATTACGGTAGGAACAGATGGAAATGGTAATCAAATGCCTTTGGCCAGTGCATATTGGTTTGCTGATGGAGGGTTAACTTCAAACGTTGAGTCTGTCACGCATTATATTCAACATCAACTATCCTCAGAACCTGAGGTGGCTATTTCTCATCAACTTCTGAATGAGAGTTGGACGGGTCATGGTATGGCATTCTCTTGGAACACATATAAATATGATTCAAATGAACAAATGCTATACCAAAGCGGCGGTTCAATGGGCACGTCTAGTTGGCTTGCTATTTATCCGAAGAAAAATATAGGTATTTTCATCGTAACAAATGTCGCAGGTGGAAATACCCAGCAAAAGTTAGAAGCCATTACAGATAAGATTTTTGACTATTTAATGGCATATAACAAAGCCTTAACGTCGGATTCGTAA
- a CDS encoding zinc-ribbon domain containing protein, producing the protein MNDNTYSSPPDYYYDEEYKCVDCGKNEIWTAEQQKFWYEELGKTINSFAVRCQVCRAHIQALKAQQKRHTEEMKNTPKHPNEKFFKNT; encoded by the coding sequence GTGAATGACAATACTTATTCATCACCGCCAGACTACTATTATGATGAAGAATATAAGTGCGTTGACTGTGGTAAGAATGAAATATGGACTGCGGAGCAGCAAAAGTTTTGGTACGAAGAGCTAGGGAAAACTATTAATTCATTCGCAGTACGCTGCCAAGTTTGTCGTGCTCATATTCAAGCGCTTAAAGCCCAGCAAAAAAGGCACACGGAAGAAATGAAAAATACACCCAAGCACCCAAATGAAAAATTTTTTAAAAATACATAA